A window of Piliocolobus tephrosceles isolate RC106 chromosome 13, ASM277652v3, whole genome shotgun sequence contains these coding sequences:
- the PCNX3 gene encoding pecanex-like protein 3 isoform X6: protein MGSQVLQILRQGVWASLTGGWFFDPHQSTFSNCFHLYVWIFLLIFPFLLYMVLPPSLMVAGVYCLVVAVIFAAIKTVNYRLHAMFDQGEIVEKRSSTMGELEEEPAQGDSNPPRDPGVEMTVFRKVSSTPPVRCSSQHSVFGFNQVSELLPRMEDSGPLRDIKELVREQGSNNVIVTSADREMLKLSSQEKLIGDLPQTPPGAVPDPSLPSTDSSEPSPLAGDGAPWSGSSMADTPMSPLLKGSLSQELSKSFLTLTRPDRALVRTSSRREQRRGAGGYQPLDRRGSGEPTPQKAGSSDSCFSGTDRETLSSFKSEKTNSTHLDSPPGGPAPEGSDTDPPSEAELPASPDAGVPSDDTLRSFDTVIGAGTPPGLAEPLLVVRPKDLALLRPSKQQPPLRRHSPPGRAPRRPLLEGGAFFEDEDTSEGSELSPASSLRSQRRYSTDSSSSTSCYSPESSRGAAGGPRKRRAPHGAEEGTAVPPKRPYGTQRTPSTASAKTHARVLSMDGAGGDVLRPPLAGSKAELEAQVGVEQAAGEPAVLPAEARRGPAANQPGWRGELQEEGAVGGAAEETGRRDRSSSVRRTQAIRRRHNAGSNPTPPASVMGSPPSSLQEAQRGRAASHSRALTLPSALHFASSLLLTRAGASVHEACTFDDTSEGAVHYFYDESGVRRSYTFGLAGGGYENPVGQQGEQAANGVWDRHSHSSSFHSADVPEATGGLNLLQPRPVVLQGMQFDLLDQDSLHESQEQTLMEEAPPRAQHSYKYWLLPGRWTSVRYERLALLALLDRTRGVLENIFGVGLSSLVAFLGYLLLLKGFFTDIWVFQFCLVIASCQYSLLKSVQPDAASPMHGHNWVIAYSRPVYFCICCLLIWLLDALGSAQPFPPVSLYGLTLFSASFFFCARDVATVFTLCFPFVFLLGLLPQVNTCLMYLLEQIDMHGFGGTAATSPLTAVFSLSRSLLAAALLYGFCLGAIKTPWPEQHVPVLFSVFCGLLVALSYHLSRQSSDPTVLWSLIRSKLFPELEERSLETARAEPPDPLPDKMRQSVREVLHSDLVMCVVIAVLTFAISASTVFIALKSVLGFVLYALAGAVGFFTHYLLPQLRKQLPWFCLSQPVLKPLEYSQYEVRGAAQVMWFEKLYAGLQCVEKYLIYPAVVLNALTVDAHTVVSHPDKYCLYCRALLMTVAGLKLLRSAFCCPPQQYLTLAFTVLLFHFDYPRLSQGFLLDYFLMSLLCSKLWDLLYKLRFVLTYIAPWQITWGSAFHAFAQPFAVPHSAMLFVQALLSGLFSTPLNPLLGSAVFIMSYARPLKFWERDYNTKRVDHSNTRLVTQLDRNPGADDNNLNSIFYEHLARSLQHTLCGDLALGRWGNYGPGDCFVLASDYLNALVHLIEVGNGLVTFQLRGLEFRGTYCQQREVEAITEGVEEDEGCCCCEPGHLPRVLSFNAAFGQRWLAWEVTASKYVLEGYSISDNNAASMLQVFDLRKILITYYVKSIIYYVSRSPKLEAWLSHEGIAAALRPVRAPGYADSDPTFSLSVDEDYDLRLSGLSLPSFCAVHLEWIQYCASRRSQPVDQDWNSPLVTLCFGLCVLGRRALGTASHSMSASLEPFLYGLHALFKGDFRITSPRDEWVFADMDLLHRVVAPGVRMALKLHQDHFTSPDEYEEPAALYDAIAANEERLVISHEGDPAWRSAILSNTPSLLALRHVLDDASDEYKIIMLNRRHLSFRVIKVNRECVRGLWAGQQQELVFLRNRNPERGSIQNAKQALRNMINSSCDQPLGYPIYVSPLTTSLAGSHPQLRALWGGPISLGAIARWLLRSWERLHKGCGAGCNSGGNVDDSDCSGGGGLTSLSSNPPMAHPTPENTAGNGDQPLPPGPGWGPRPSLSGSGDGRPPPLLQWPPPRLPGPPPASPTPTEGPRTSRPPGPGLLSSEGPSGKWSLGGRKGLGGSDGEPASGSPKGGTPKSQAPLDLSLSLSPDVSTEASPPRAAQNIPCLDSSAPESGTPMGAPGDWPAPVEERESPAAQPLLEHQY from the exons GTCTTGCCTCCCAGCTTGATGGTGGCCGGCGTGTACTGCCTTGTGGTGGCTGTCATCTTTGCTGCCATCAAGACCGTCAACTATCGGCTGCATGCCATGTTTGACCAGGGCGAGATCGTGGAGAAGCGCAGCTCTACCATGGGGGAGCTGGAGGAAGAGCCTGCCCAGGGGGACAGCAATCCACCCAG GGACCCCGGAGTGGAGATGACCGTGTTCCGGAAAGTCAGTTCCACACCCCCAGTGCGCTGCAGCTCCCAGCACTCTGTGTTTGGCTTCAACCAGGTCTCG GAGCTGCTGCCCCGAATGGAGGACTCTGGGCCCCTCAGAG ACATCAAGGAGCTGGTGCGGGAGCAGGGCAGCAACAATGTGATCGTGACCTCTGCCGACCGAGAGATGCTGAAGCTCAGCTCGCAGGAGAAACTGA TTGGAGACCTTCCCCAGACGCCTCCAGGGGCTGTCCCAGACCCCTCTCTTCCCAGTACAGACTCTTCAGAGCCTTCTCCCCTGGCTGGAGATGGAGCGCCCTGGAGTGGGAGCAGCATGGCTGACACTCCCATGAGCCCCCTCCTGAAGGGGAGCCTCAGCCAGGAGCTGAGCAAGAGCTTCCTGACCCTGACCCGGCCTGACCGGGCCCTGGTGAGGACCAGCAGTCGACGGGAGCAACGCAGGGGGGCAGGTGGCTATCAGCCCCTTGACCGGCGGGGCTCAGGGGAGCCCACGCCCCAGAAAGCGGGCTCCTCAGACTCTTGCTTCAGCGGCACTGATAGGGAGACATTGAGCAGCTTCAAGAGTGAGAAGACCAACTCCACCCATCTGGACAGCCCCCCAGGGGGGCCAGCCCCTGAGGGCAGCGACACAGACCCACCCTCTGAGGCTGAGCTGCCCGCCTCGCCAGACGCCGGGGTCCCCTCAGATGACACACTGCGTTCCTTTGACACGGTCATTGGAGCAGGGACGCCACCGGGCCTGGCTGAGCCGCTCCTGGTTGTGCGGCCCAAGGACTTGGCCCTGCTACGGCCTAGCAAACAGCAGCCACCCCTGCGAAGACACTCTCCACCTGGCCGTGCCCCTCGACGGCCCCTGCTTGAAGGTGGGGCCTTCTTTGAGGATGAAGACACCAGCGAGGGCAGTGAACTGAGTCCAGCCTCCAGTCTCCGATCGCAGCGCCGCTACAGTACTGACAGCTCTTCTTCTACTTCCTGCTACTCCCCTGAGAGCTCCCGGGGTGCAGCAGGGGGACCTCGAAAGCGGAGAGCCCCCCATGGGGCTGAGGAGGGAACTGCTGTGCCCCCCAAGCGGCCATATGGGACCCAGCGGACGCCTAGTACCGCCAGCGCTAAAACACATGCCCGAGTGCTGAGCATGGATGGGGCTGGGGGTGATGTTCTGAGGCCCCCACTGGCTGGCTCCAAGGCCGAGCTGGAGGCCCAGGTTGGGGTGGAGCAGGCTGCTGGTGAGCCTGCTGTGCTGCCTGCTGAGGCCCGAAGGGGACCTGCTGCCAACCAGCCCGGCTGGCGGGGGGAGCTGCAGGAAGAAGGTGCCGTGGGGGGAG CAGCTGAGGAGACTGGCAGGCGGGACCGCTCAAGCAGTGTGAGGCGGACCCAGGCCATTCGGAGACGCCACAATGCAGGCAGCAACCCCACCCCTCCAGCCTCTGTCATGGGCTCGCCTCCCAG CAGCCTGCAGGAGGCTCAGCGGGGCCGGGCTGCCTCTCACTCCCGGGCGCTGACTCTGCCCTCTGCGCTGCATTTCGCCTCTTCACTGTTGCTCACCCGGGCCGGTGCCAGTGTGCATGAGGCCTGCACCTTTGATGACACCTCTGAGGGTGCTGTGCACTATTTCTACGATGAGAGCG GTGTGCGGCGTTCCTATACCTTTGGTCTGGCTGGAGGCGGCTACGAGAACCCTGTAGGGCAGCAGGGGGAGCAGGCAGCTAATGGAGTCTG GGACCGACACTCACATTCCTCCAGCTTCCACTCAGCTGATGTCCCTGAGGCCACAGGCGGCCTGAACCTGCTGCAGCCGAGGCCTGTGGTTCTGCAGGGCATGCAG TTTGACCTGCTGGACCAGGACTCCCTGCACGAATCCCAGGAGCAGACGCTGATGGAGGAAGCGCCACCCCGGGCCCAGCATAGCTATAAGTACTGGCTTCTCCCTGGCCGCTGGACCTCTGTGCGCTACGAGCGGCTTGCCTTGCTGGCTCTGCTGGACCG GACGCGGGGAGTGCTGGAGAACATCTTCGGCGTGGGCCTGAGCAGCCTTGTGGCCTTCCTGGGCTACCTGCTGCTGCTCAAGGGCTTCTTCACCGACATCTGGGTCTTCCAGTTCTGCCTCGTCATCGCCTCCTGCCAGTACTCCCTACTGAAG AGCGTCCAGCCTGATGCGGCGTCCCCCATGCAC GGCCACAACTGGGTGATCGCGTACAGCCGGCCTGTCTACTTCTGCATCTGCTGTCTGCTCATCTGGCTGCTGGACGCCCTGGGCTCAGCTCAGCCCTTCCCACCTGTCTCCCTCTATGGCCTCACGCTTTTCTCCGCCTCCTTCTTCTTCTGTGCCCGAGACGTGGCCACtg TGTTCACCCTGTGCTTCCCCTTCgtcttcctcctgggcctcctgccCCAGGTCAACACCTGCCTCATGTACCTGCTGGAGCAAATAGATATGCACGGCTTCGGGGGCACAG CCGCCACCAGCCCGCTCACGGCAGTCTTCAGCCTCTCCCGCAGCCTGCTGGCCGCTGCCCTGCTCTACGGCTTCTGCCTTGGGGCCATCAAG ACTCCGTGGCCAGAGCAGCACGTCCCTGTCCTCTTCTCAGTCTTCTGTGGCCTCCTGGTGGCGCTGTCCTACCACCTGAGCCGGCAGAGCAGCGACCCCACCGTGCTCTG GTCTCTGATCCGGAGCAAGCTCTTCCCTGAGCTGGAGGAGCGCAGCTTGGAGACAGCCCGGGCCGAGCCCCCGGACCCCTTGCCGGACAAGATGCGCCAGTCAGTG CGTGAGGTCTTGCACTCCGACCTGGTGATGTGTGTGGTTATCGCCGTGCTCACCTTCGCCATCAGTGCCAGCACCGTCTTTATTGCCCTGAAG TCGGTGCTGGGTTTCGTGTTGTACGCACTGGCTGGGGCCGTGGGCTTCTTCACACATTACTTGCTGCCACAACTCCGCAAACAGCTGCCCTGGTTCTGCCTGTCACAGCCTGTGCTGAAGCCACTGGAGTACAGCCAGTATGAAGTGCGTG GTGCTGCCCAGGTGATGTGGTTTGAGAAGCTGTATGCTGGCCTGCAGTGCGTAGAGAAGTACCTCATCTACCCAGCCGTGGTGCTCAACGCCCTCACGGTGGATGCCCACACAGTCGTCAGCCACCCGGACAAGTACTGCCTCTA CTGCCGGGCGCTGCTGATGACCGTGGCTGGGCTGAAGCTGCTGCGCTCAGCCTTCTGCTGCCCTCCGCAGCAGTACCTGACGTTGGCCTTCACTGTCCTGCTCTTCCACTTCGACTACCCGCGCCTCTCCCAGGGCTTTCTGCTTGACTACTTCCTCATGTCCCTGCTTTGCAGCAAG CTGTGGGACCTGCTGTACAAGCTGCGTTTCGTGCTGACCTACATCGCGCcctggcagatcacctggggcTCGGCTTTCCACGCCTTTGCCCAGCCCTTTGCCGTGCCAC ACTCGGCCATGCTGTTCGTCCAGGCCCTGCTCTCGGGGCTCTTCTCCACACCTCTCAACCCGCTGCTGGGCAGCGCCGTCTTCATCATGTCCTATGCTCGGCCCCTCAAGTTCTGGGAGCGTGACTACAA CACTAAACGTGTGGATCATTCCAACACCCGCCTGGTCACACAGCTGGACCGGAACCCTG GCGCTGATGACAACAACCTCAACTCCATCTTCTACGAGCACCTGGCGCGTTCGCTGCAGCACACGCTGTGTGGGGACCTGGCGCTGGGCCGCTGGGGCAACTACGGCCCTGGTGACTGCTTCGTCCTGGCCTCCGACTACCTCAACGCCCTGGTGCACCTCATCGAGGTTGGCAATGGCCTCGTCACCTTCCAGCTGCGTGGCCTTGAGTTCCGGG gCACTTACTGCCAGCAGCGCGAGGTGGAGGCCATCACCGAGGGTGTGGAGGAGGACGAGGGCTGTTGCTGCTGCGAACCCGGCCACCTGCCACGGGTCCTGTCCTTCAATGCCGCCTTCGGGCAGCGCTGGCTGGCCTGGGAGGTGACGGCCAGCAAGTACGTGCTGGAGGGCTATAGCATCAGTGACAATAACGCTGCCTCCATGCTGCAGGTCTTCGACCTCCGCAAGATCCTCATCACCTACTATGTCAAG AGCATCATCTACTACGTGAGCCGCTCACCAAAGCTGGAGGCGTGGCTCAGCCACGAGGGCATCGCGGCAGCCCTGAGGCCTGTGCGGGCGCCCGGCTATGCCGACTCGGATCCCACCTTCTCTCTGAGTGTGGATGAGGACTATGACCTCCGCCTGTCTGGCCTCTCGCTGCCCTCCTTCTGCGCAGTGCACCTCGAGTGGATCCAGTACTGTGCCTCCCGGCGCAGCCAG CCCGTGGACCAGGATTGGAACTCCCCGCTGGTCACGCTGTGTTTTGGCCTATGTGTGCTGGGCCGCCGGGCCCTGGGGACAGCTTCTCACAGCATGTCTGCAAG CCTGGAGCCCTTCCTCTACGGCCTGCACGCCCTGTTCAAGGGGGATTTTCGCATCACCTCCCCACGCGACGAGTGGGTCTTTGCCGACATGGACCTGCTTCACCGCGTCGTGGCGCCTGGGGTTCGCATGGCCCTCAAGCTTCACcag GACCACTTCACGTCCCCAGATGAATATGAGGAGCCAGCAGCCCTATACGATGCCATTGCGGCCAACGAGGAGCGGCTGGTCATCTCACATGAGGGTGACCCGGCATGGCGCAGCGCCATCCTCAGCAACACGCCCTCCCTGCTGGCGCTGCGCCACGTCCTGGATGATGCCTCTGATGAGTACAAGATCATCATGCTCAACCGGCGCCACCTCAGCTTCCGAGTCATCAAG GTGAACCGGGAGTGCGTGCGCGGCCTGTGGGCCGGGCAGCAGCAGGAGCTGGTGTTCCTGCGCAACCGCAATCCTGAGCGTGGCAGCATCCAGAATGCCAAGCAGGCGCTTCGCAACATGATCAACTCCTCCTGTGACCAGCCGCTGGGCTACCCCATCTACGTGTCGCCTCTCACCACCTCGCTGGCTGGCAGCCACCCCCAGCTACGGGCACTGTGGGGTGGCCCCATCAGCCTGGGTGCCATTGCCCGCTGGCTCCTGCGCAGCTGGGAgag gcttCACAAGGGCTGTGGTGCCGGCTGCAATAGTGGCGGGAACGTGGATGATTCAGACTGTAGCGGGGGCGGTGGCCTGACCTCCCTCAGCAGTAACCCCCCCATGGCACACCCCACGCCTGAAAACACGGCAG GCAATGGTGACCaacccctcccaccaggccctggcTGGGGGCCGCGGCCCTCCCTGAGTGGCTCTGGTGATGGGCGGCCCCCACCTCTGCTGCAGTGGCCTCCCCCTCGGCTCCCTGGACCACCCCCTGCATCGCCTACCCCCACAGAGGGTCCCCGGACCTCACGGCCCCCTGGCCCTGGTCTCCTCAGTTCTGAGGGCCCCAGTGGGAAGTGGAGCCTGGGGGGCCGGAAGGGGCTGGGAGGATCTGATGGGGAGCCAGCCTCAGGTAGCCCCAAAGGAGGTACCCCCAAATCTCAG gcgCCTCTagacctcagcctcagcctcagcccgGATGTCAGCACTGAGGCCTCACCCCCCAGAGCTGCCCAGAACATTCCTTGCTTGGACAGCAGTGCCCCTGAGAGTGGCACACCTATGGGTGCCCCGGGCGACTGGCCTGCCCCTGTCGAGGAGCGTGAGAGCCCGGCCGCCCAGCCTCTGCTGGAACACCAGTACTGA